From a region of the Streptomyces caniferus genome:
- a CDS encoding DedA family protein, with protein sequence MFEQLDQLTEPLQGMLGSPWLWLVVLLVSGLDALLPFMPSETTVVLVAVLIGPDLPLLALLAGVAAAGALAGDCLGYAVGRYAGERAVARLLRGERGRARHSRARARVERHAALLIVAGRFLPGGRVVAALSTGSVRFPLRRFVALDAVGAGIWAVGSTALGGVGGTALTDSPAEGMLLASGTGLVVAVCVGVLHRRSAPGDGERDAPKRCGPRMRTAACRAGECLPARPRPRREGV encoded by the coding sequence ATGTTTGAGCAACTGGACCAGCTCACCGAGCCCCTGCAGGGCATGCTCGGCTCGCCCTGGCTGTGGCTGGTCGTCCTGCTGGTGTCGGGCCTCGACGCGCTGCTGCCGTTCATGCCGAGCGAGACCACCGTCGTCCTGGTCGCGGTGCTCATCGGCCCCGACCTGCCGCTGCTCGCCCTGCTGGCGGGGGTGGCGGCGGCCGGGGCGCTGGCCGGGGACTGTCTCGGCTACGCCGTGGGCCGGTACGCGGGCGAGCGCGCGGTCGCCCGGCTGCTGCGGGGCGAGCGCGGCCGGGCCCGGCACTCCAGGGCCCGGGCGCGGGTCGAACGGCATGCCGCCCTGCTCATCGTCGCCGGCCGATTCCTGCCCGGCGGCCGGGTGGTCGCCGCGCTGTCCACCGGGAGCGTCCGCTTCCCGCTGCGCCGGTTCGTTGCGCTGGACGCGGTGGGCGCGGGCATCTGGGCCGTGGGCAGTACGGCCCTCGGCGGCGTGGGCGGCACGGCGCTCACCGATTCCCCGGCGGAGGGGATGCTGCTGGCCTCCGGAACCGGGCTGGTGGTGGCGGTCTGCGTGGGCGTTCTGCACCGCCGGTCCGCACCGGGGGACGGGGAACGGGACGCACCGAAGCGGTGCGGGCCCCGGATGCGCACGGCGGCCTGCCGGGCGGGGGAGTGCCTCCCCGCCCGGCCGCGCCCTCGCCGGGAGGGCGTGTGA